A window of the Natronomonas salina genome harbors these coding sequences:
- a CDS encoding MaoC/PaaZ C-terminal domain-containing protein, with amino-acid sequence MTDGPPAAGDTYTYERTFTREDVERFCEISGDTQPIHTEPDEEGRLVVQGLLTATLPTKIGGDLEVLATRMEYEFRRPVRTGETITCVWENESVTEREDRYELSVTLSCTNESGTEVLSGETDGIIWKDDA; translated from the coding sequence ATGACCGACGGACCGCCAGCGGCCGGCGACACCTACACCTACGAGCGGACCTTCACCCGCGAGGACGTCGAACGGTTCTGCGAGATCTCCGGCGACACCCAGCCCATCCACACGGAACCCGACGAGGAGGGCCGCCTCGTCGTCCAGGGGTTGCTCACCGCCACGCTGCCGACGAAGATCGGCGGCGACCTCGAGGTGCTGGCCACCCGGATGGAGTACGAGTTCCGCCGGCCGGTCCGGACGGGCGAGACCATCACCTGCGTCTGGGAGAACGAGTCGGTGACCGAACGCGAGGACCGCTACGAGCTGTCCGTGACCCTCTCCTGTACGAACGAGTCGGGGACGGAGGTGCTGTCGGGCGAGACCGACGGCATCATCTGGAAGGACGACGCTTGA
- a CDS encoding heterodisulfide reductase-related iron-sulfur binding cluster, producing the protein MLPALPIQAGSEVTRETYWQIGPVQKVVFYFLASLTILVFAIGTYQRFARYAEGTDDWFERVDDLPTRIVEATKIVASNEKQFNRDFVGGLMHAFIMWGFLTLFIATAILTVDVDLYRPLTGESFWIGDFYLSYQLVTDALGLLFVVGLGIALWRRYVRRNHRLWGKHTNWEDAFLVWSLFLLGVGGFLLEGLRIIGQGAESVSFVGTAVALALTGIGFDAASAAAVYPIGWWSHSILAFVFVAAIPYAKPFHMISSFANVVTRDEKAGARLPGVPSDLDATNAESIDDFSWKEILDQDACTKCGRCSSVCPAKASGRPLDPRDVILDLKSYRQSVDAGGEEKPIIADGGASVIDTETMESCMACMACMDACPVEIEHLKSFTRLNRQMADQGDVPPTIQDVFQNVMSKGNTFGDSPSARGDWTEDLDFEVTDAREESVEYLWYVGDYPSYDDRNKEVARSLAKIFEHADVDVGILYDDEVYDGNDVRRIGEEFLFVEQAGTLVDTFEECDYEKIVCTDPHSYNTFKNEYPEVDFEEFADDPMMEFAIDGYWNRDGDVEVYHWTQAVEELVDRGVLGLSGTELDYTVTYHDPCHLGRYNDEYEAPRELVRATGCDLHEMPRNRENSFCCGGGGGGLWMDFDEESKPSEERLREALNDTEAGSSVEKFVVACPMCMTMYEDGRKTGGYEDDIEIVDVAELIVEALEANGATVSASAQTGTDAAPADD; encoded by the coding sequence ATGCTACCGGCGCTTCCGATACAGGCGGGGAGTGAAGTCACCCGCGAGACCTACTGGCAGATCGGGCCCGTCCAGAAGGTCGTCTTCTACTTCCTCGCCTCGCTCACGATCCTCGTCTTCGCCATCGGCACCTACCAGCGCTTCGCGCGGTACGCCGAGGGGACCGACGACTGGTTCGAGCGCGTCGACGACCTGCCGACCCGGATCGTCGAGGCGACGAAGATCGTCGCCTCGAACGAGAAACAGTTCAACCGCGACTTCGTCGGCGGGCTGATGCACGCCTTCATCATGTGGGGCTTCCTGACGCTGTTCATCGCGACCGCCATCCTCACCGTCGACGTAGACCTCTACCGCCCGCTCACCGGCGAGTCCTTCTGGATCGGCGACTTCTACCTCTCCTACCAGCTCGTGACGGACGCGCTGGGGCTGCTGTTCGTCGTCGGGCTGGGCATCGCGCTGTGGCGCCGCTACGTCCGGCGCAACCACCGCCTCTGGGGCAAGCACACCAACTGGGAGGACGCCTTCCTCGTCTGGTCGCTGTTCCTGCTGGGCGTCGGCGGCTTCCTGCTCGAGGGGCTCCGCATCATCGGCCAGGGCGCCGAGTCCGTGAGCTTCGTCGGCACCGCCGTCGCGCTGGCGCTGACCGGCATCGGGTTCGACGCCGCCTCTGCCGCGGCGGTCTACCCGATCGGCTGGTGGTCCCACAGCATCCTCGCGTTCGTCTTCGTCGCCGCCATCCCGTACGCCAAGCCGTTCCACATGATCTCGTCGTTCGCCAACGTCGTCACGCGCGACGAGAAGGCCGGCGCCCGCCTGCCCGGCGTCCCCTCGGACCTCGACGCGACGAACGCCGAGTCCATCGACGACTTCTCCTGGAAGGAGATCCTCGACCAGGACGCCTGCACGAAGTGCGGCCGGTGTTCGTCGGTCTGCCCGGCGAAGGCCTCCGGCCGCCCCCTCGACCCCCGCGACGTCATCCTCGATCTGAAGTCCTACCGGCAGTCGGTCGACGCCGGCGGCGAGGAGAAGCCCATCATCGCCGACGGCGGCGCCAGCGTCATCGACACCGAGACGATGGAGTCCTGTATGGCCTGCATGGCCTGCATGGACGCCTGCCCGGTCGAGATCGAGCACCTCAAGAGCTTCACCCGGCTCAACCGCCAGATGGCCGACCAGGGCGACGTCCCGCCGACCATCCAGGACGTCTTCCAGAACGTCATGTCGAAGGGCAACACCTTCGGCGACTCGCCGTCCGCCCGCGGCGACTGGACCGAGGACCTCGACTTCGAGGTCACCGACGCCCGCGAGGAGTCCGTCGAGTACCTCTGGTACGTCGGCGACTACCCGAGCTACGACGACCGGAACAAGGAGGTCGCCCGCTCGCTGGCGAAGATCTTCGAGCACGCCGACGTCGACGTCGGCATCCTCTACGACGACGAGGTCTACGACGGCAACGACGTCCGCCGCATCGGCGAGGAGTTCCTCTTCGTCGAGCAGGCCGGCACGCTCGTCGACACCTTCGAGGAGTGCGACTACGAGAAGATCGTCTGTACGGACCCCCACTCCTACAACACGTTCAAGAACGAGTACCCGGAGGTCGACTTCGAGGAGTTCGCCGACGACCCGATGATGGAGTTCGCCATCGACGGCTACTGGAACCGCGACGGCGACGTCGAGGTCTACCACTGGACGCAGGCCGTCGAGGAGCTCGTCGACCGCGGCGTCCTCGGGCTCTCCGGCACCGAACTCGACTACACGGTCACCTACCACGACCCCTGCCACCTCGGCCGGTACAACGACGAGTACGAGGCGCCGCGCGAACTCGTCCGCGCGACGGGCTGTGACCTCCACGAGATGCCGCGCAACCGCGAGAACTCCTTCTGCTGTGGCGGCGGCGGTGGCGGCCTCTGGATGGACTTCGACGAGGAGTCCAAGCCCAGCGAGGAGCGCCTCCGCGAGGCCCTCAACGACACCGAGGCCGGCAGTTCGGTCGAGAAGTTCGTCGTCGCCTGCCCGATGTGCATGACGATGTACGAGGACGGCCGGAAGACCGGCGGCTACGAGGACGACATCGAGATCGTCGACGTCGCGGAGCTCATCGTCGAGGCCCTGGAGGCCAACGGCGCCACGGTCTCCGCCTCGGCCCAGACGGGCACCGACGCCGCGCCCGCCGACGACTGA
- a CDS encoding energy-coupling factor transporter transmembrane component T family protein, producing the protein MLTYEPGSSPAHRLDPRSKLAVQIGFAAAAFAYTTPRGLAVLTVLTAGLLAVAETAPGRVLREYLFVVPFLLAAPLLEGLTWGSPWFVVGDAVPSALAGYRVLLVLFVAAAYVRTTPVRDSRAAVQWAIPGRVGQFLGMGVAFVFRFLPVLQADLGRIRDAHRARLGTERSVPRRMRLLAVAGFNRAFERADRFALALQARCFSWNPTLPELRFSRQDAVALAVAGALAGAAAMPTVTAV; encoded by the coding sequence GTGCTGACGTACGAGCCCGGGTCATCGCCGGCCCACCGGCTCGACCCCCGGTCGAAGCTGGCCGTCCAGATCGGGTTCGCCGCGGCCGCGTTCGCCTACACCACGCCGCGAGGCCTAGCCGTCCTGACGGTGCTGACTGCGGGCCTGCTGGCCGTCGCGGAGACGGCGCCGGGCCGCGTCCTCCGGGAGTACCTGTTCGTCGTCCCGTTCCTGCTGGCGGCGCCGCTGCTGGAGGGGTTGACCTGGGGGTCGCCGTGGTTCGTCGTCGGCGACGCGGTGCCGTCGGCGCTGGCGGGGTACCGGGTCCTGTTGGTGCTGTTCGTCGCCGCGGCGTACGTCCGGACGACGCCGGTCCGGGACTCCCGGGCGGCGGTGCAGTGGGCGATCCCCGGTCGGGTCGGCCAGTTCCTCGGGATGGGCGTCGCGTTCGTCTTCCGGTTCCTGCCCGTCCTGCAGGCCGACCTCGGACGGATCCGCGACGCCCATCGAGCCAGACTGGGGACGGAACGCTCGGTCCCTCGGCGGATGCGACTGCTCGCGGTCGCGGGGTTCAACCGCGCCTTCGAGCGGGCCGACCGCTTCGCGCTCGCGCTGCAGGCGCGGTGCTTCTCGTGGAACCCGACCCTCCCCGAATTACGATTCTCGCGACAGGACGCGGTGGCGCTGGCGGTCGCCGGAGCGCTGGCGGGCGCGGCGGCGATGCCGACAGTAACGGCCGTGTAA
- a CDS encoding energy-coupling factor ABC transporter ATP-binding protein, with the protein MIDVRDVVHRYSGTTALDGVSLAIDDGEFVVLAGANGSGKTTLVRHFNGLLSPDEGAVLVDGRPVEDDPVAARTTVGMVFQNPRDCFVTATVGADVAFGPENLGLPREEIDSRVDEALEAVGMADRRDARVDRLSGGEQSRVAIAGALAMEPDHLVLDEPFAGLDWPARRRVLEHLDDLSARGTGVVVVTHDLRDLLERADRVVALSGGRIAFDEPPAAARERLPDADVRPC; encoded by the coding sequence ATGATCGACGTCCGGGACGTCGTCCACCGCTACAGTGGGACCACCGCGCTGGACGGCGTCTCCCTCGCTATCGACGACGGCGAGTTCGTCGTCCTCGCCGGCGCGAACGGCTCCGGGAAGACGACGCTCGTCAGGCACTTCAACGGCCTCCTCTCGCCCGACGAGGGTGCGGTCCTCGTCGACGGCCGGCCGGTCGAGGACGACCCCGTGGCGGCACGGACGACCGTCGGGATGGTCTTCCAGAACCCCCGGGACTGCTTCGTCACGGCGACCGTCGGCGCCGACGTCGCGTTCGGGCCGGAGAACCTGGGGCTGCCCCGCGAGGAGATCGACAGCCGGGTCGACGAGGCGCTCGAAGCGGTCGGGATGGCAGACCGACGGGACGCGCGCGTCGACCGGCTCTCCGGCGGCGAGCAGTCCCGCGTCGCAATCGCCGGCGCGCTCGCGATGGAGCCGGACCACCTCGTGCTCGACGAGCCGTTCGCGGGACTCGACTGGCCGGCCCGGCGGCGCGTCCTCGAGCACCTCGACGACCTCTCGGCGCGCGGGACGGGCGTCGTCGTCGTCACCCACGACCTCCGCGACCTGCTCGAGCGGGCCGACCGGGTGGTCGCGCTCTCCGGGGGACGGATAGCGTTCGACGAGCCGCCAGCGGCGGCCCGCGAGCGCCTCCCGGACGCGGACGTGCGACCGTGCTGA
- a CDS encoding biotin transporter BioY: MSSTSTADVELVGEEMALNVARTALFAALVGAFAYVSFPYPLSPAPVTLQVLGVFLAGLMLGPLWGGAAMVLYLLAGALGAPVFSQGAAGLGVLLGPTGGYLLSYPLAAAVVGAIAHGGLELRSLAAASVPRLVGAMAAAVLVIYGLGVPFMWYTLEMSVRAAVITGAVVFVPAEAAKMAAAIGIIRSDAIRAE, translated from the coding sequence ATGAGCAGTACGTCAACGGCCGACGTGGAACTCGTCGGAGAGGAGATGGCGCTGAACGTCGCCCGGACGGCGCTGTTCGCGGCACTCGTCGGGGCGTTCGCCTACGTATCGTTCCCCTATCCGCTTTCCCCGGCGCCGGTCACCCTCCAGGTGCTGGGCGTCTTCCTGGCGGGCCTGATGCTCGGTCCGCTGTGGGGCGGCGCGGCGATGGTGCTGTACCTGCTGGCCGGCGCGCTCGGTGCGCCGGTCTTCTCGCAGGGCGCTGCCGGGCTCGGGGTCCTCCTCGGTCCGACGGGCGGCTACCTGCTGTCGTACCCGCTGGCGGCGGCCGTAGTTGGCGCGATAGCCCACGGCGGACTCGAACTGCGGTCGCTCGCGGCCGCGTCCGTGCCCCGACTCGTCGGCGCCATGGCGGCGGCCGTCCTCGTCATCTACGGCCTCGGCGTCCCGTTCATGTGGTACACCCTCGAGATGTCGGTTCGGGCGGCTGTCATCACCGGCGCAGTCGTCTTCGTCCCCGCGGAGGCCGCGAAGATGGCGGCCGCAATCGGCATCATCCGGAGCGACGCGATCCGCGCCGAATGA
- a CDS encoding conditioned medium-induced protein 4, producing the protein MDEKTEELRDIFMDVTDEEAVTERQEESRGSLTDERDAGERIGAIVAQMRERYDFDTELTDDELVGVVEGFYTGASDSEIADDLDVSRRDVFRARLDLHLVRERDTDAPFELAEFRELLSEETPTKEVAAHFDVSPSTVRRYRRVVAARNEARQVSDRFRSEFEDALVDADLAEQFTSDMKDDGLDEATDGMETNVSF; encoded by the coding sequence ATGGACGAGAAGACCGAGGAGCTCCGCGACATCTTCATGGACGTCACGGACGAGGAGGCCGTGACGGAGCGCCAGGAGGAGTCGCGCGGCTCGCTGACCGACGAGCGCGACGCCGGGGAGCGAATCGGTGCGATCGTCGCCCAGATGCGCGAACGGTACGACTTCGACACCGAACTGACCGACGACGAACTCGTCGGGGTGGTCGAGGGGTTCTACACCGGGGCGAGCGACAGCGAGATCGCCGACGACCTCGACGTCTCCCGGCGGGACGTCTTCCGGGCCCGCCTCGACCTCCACCTCGTCCGCGAGCGGGACACCGACGCCCCGTTCGAACTCGCGGAGTTCCGCGAATTGCTCTCGGAGGAGACCCCCACGAAGGAGGTCGCAGCCCACTTCGACGTCTCGCCGTCGACCGTCCGCCGCTACCGCCGCGTCGTCGCGGCCCGAAACGAGGCCCGACAGGTCAGCGACCGCTTCCGCAGCGAGTTCGAGGACGCCCTCGTCGACGCCGACCTCGCCGAGCAGTTCACCAGCGACATGAAGGACGACGGCCTCGACGAGGCCACCGACGGCATGGAGACGAACGTCTCGTTCTGA
- a CDS encoding gamma-glutamylcyclotransferase family protein: MDVFVYGTLRDPGRAREVLGHADYGPEARLVGLGRASGRYPTLVPGGETAGRALRLRDGDLSTLDAYEGVERGLYVRVRIPSDEDELWTYVGDPDALGVDVEWPGAGAFESRVERYVGTNDVYVEL; the protein is encoded by the coding sequence ATGGACGTCTTCGTCTACGGGACGCTCCGCGACCCGGGACGCGCTCGCGAGGTGCTGGGCCACGCCGACTACGGGCCGGAGGCGCGACTCGTCGGGCTGGGGCGGGCGAGCGGTCGCTACCCGACGCTCGTCCCGGGCGGCGAGACAGCGGGTCGGGCGCTGCGGCTCCGTGACGGCGATCTCTCGACGCTCGACGCGTACGAGGGGGTCGAGCGGGGTCTCTACGTCCGCGTCCGGATTCCGAGCGACGAGGATGAACTGTGGACCTACGTCGGGGACCCGGACGCCCTCGGCGTGGACGTCGAGTGGCCCGGCGCCGGCGCCTTCGAATCGCGCGTCGAGCGGTACGTCGGGACGAACGACGTGTACGTGGAACTGTAG
- a CDS encoding DUF502 domain-containing protein codes for MLSSSWKRDIASGLIVLVPLLVTAYVVAFIYQSIANLPFLRTALENQRVAVRVLVTLVLFALLVLSVGYLMRTTVGDLLEQSLDNVMNRLPGLRIVYNASKMAVETAVSGPEDLQTPVKLETWNGMRMTAFKTGKSTKDGRDILFLPTAPNITTGFVVEVEPDRYTEMDENVEDALTRILSAGFGESQERGIQIDVSEESPVARAEERSTDDD; via the coding sequence ATGCTGTCGTCCTCGTGGAAACGTGACATCGCGTCCGGGCTCATCGTTCTGGTTCCCCTGCTCGTGACGGCCTACGTCGTCGCGTTCATCTACCAGTCCATCGCGAACCTCCCCTTCCTCCGGACCGCCCTGGAGAACCAGCGGGTCGCCGTCCGGGTGCTGGTCACGCTCGTGCTGTTCGCACTCCTCGTCCTCTCGGTCGGCTACCTGATGCGGACGACGGTCGGCGACCTCCTGGAGCAGTCACTCGACAACGTGATGAACCGCCTCCCGGGCCTCCGCATCGTCTACAACGCCTCGAAGATGGCGGTCGAGACCGCCGTCAGCGGCCCGGAGGACCTGCAGACGCCCGTGAAGCTGGAGACGTGGAACGGGATGCGGATGACCGCCTTCAAAACCGGCAAGTCGACGAAGGACGGCCGCGACATCCTCTTTCTCCCGACCGCGCCGAACATCACCACCGGGTTCGTCGTGGAGGTCGAGCCGGACCGGTACACGGAGATGGACGAGAACGTCGAGGACGCCCTGACCCGCATCCTCAGCGCCGGCTTCGGCGAGAGCCAGGAACGCGGCATCCAGATCGACGTCAGCGAGGAGTCGCCCGTCGCCCGCGCCGAGGAGCGCTCGACCGACGACGACTGA
- a CDS encoding proline dehydrogenase family protein, producing the protein MIPPIARQFVAGESAATAMERARRLDDDGVGAILNLLGEHYGERAPADDDARTYCELLETVAATDLDACVSVKPSQLGLDVGESVFRENLERVVDAAADCGGFVWVDMEDHTTTDATLDAFETQVRRHPGMGVCLQANLRRTREDLARLADLPGKVRLVKGAYDEPSEVAYTDKADVNEAYREDLELAFRTFDGGVAVGSHDPAMISLARDLHAEYGTDYEVQMLMGVREDAQRDLAADDVDVYQYIPYGDRWLSYFYRRVAERKENALFALRAVLGR; encoded by the coding sequence ATGATTCCGCCCATCGCCCGGCAGTTCGTCGCCGGCGAGTCGGCCGCGACCGCGATGGAGCGCGCCCGCCGGCTGGATGACGACGGCGTCGGCGCGATACTCAACCTGCTCGGCGAGCACTACGGCGAACGGGCCCCGGCCGACGACGACGCGCGGACCTACTGCGAGCTGCTCGAGACCGTCGCGGCGACCGACCTCGACGCCTGCGTCTCCGTGAAACCGTCCCAGCTCGGCCTCGACGTCGGCGAGTCGGTCTTCCGGGAGAACCTCGAGCGCGTCGTCGACGCCGCGGCCGACTGCGGCGGCTTCGTCTGGGTCGACATGGAGGACCACACGACGACCGACGCGACGCTCGACGCCTTCGAGACGCAGGTCCGACGGCACCCCGGGATGGGCGTCTGCCTGCAGGCGAACCTCCGCCGCACGCGCGAGGACCTCGCGCGGCTAGCCGACCTCCCGGGGAAGGTCCGGCTCGTCAAGGGCGCCTACGACGAACCGTCCGAGGTGGCCTACACCGACAAGGCGGACGTGAACGAGGCCTACCGAGAGGACCTCGAACTGGCGTTCCGGACCTTCGACGGCGGCGTCGCGGTCGGCAGCCACGACCCCGCGATGATCTCGCTGGCCCGGGACCTCCACGCAGAGTACGGCACCGACTACGAGGTCCAGATGCTGATGGGCGTCCGCGAGGACGCCCAGCGCGACCTCGCGGCCGACGATGTCGACGTCTACCAGTACATCCCCTACGGCGACCGCTGGCTATCGTACTTCTACCGGCGGGTCGCCGAGCGGAAGGAGAACGCACTGTTCGCGCTGCGAGCGGTCCTCGGCCGGTAG
- a CDS encoding CDP-2,3-bis-(O-geranylgeranyl)-sn-glycerol synthase, which translates to MVVETVATAVWAMFPAYIPNNVAVLAGGGRPIDAGKTWNDGKRVLGDGKTWRGTAFGTAAGVVVALLLNQLHPVVDGVTAFDLPVFPLHAAVALAFGAMLGDITASFLKRRTGRERGASFPGVDQLDFVVMALLLTAVVATGWFFETFTLPVVAAVVVLTPLLHVGTNAIAYALGLKDEPW; encoded by the coding sequence ATGGTAGTCGAGACGGTCGCGACGGCGGTGTGGGCGATGTTCCCCGCCTACATCCCGAACAACGTCGCCGTGCTGGCCGGCGGTGGCCGGCCGATAGACGCGGGCAAGACCTGGAACGACGGCAAGCGCGTCCTCGGCGACGGGAAGACCTGGCGCGGGACGGCCTTCGGGACCGCCGCCGGCGTCGTCGTCGCGCTGCTGCTCAACCAGCTCCACCCGGTCGTCGACGGCGTCACCGCGTTCGACCTCCCGGTCTTCCCTCTCCACGCCGCCGTCGCGCTGGCGTTCGGCGCGATGCTGGGCGACATCACCGCGTCGTTCCTCAAGCGCCGCACCGGCCGGGAGCGCGGGGCCTCCTTCCCCGGCGTCGACCAGCTGGACTTCGTGGTGATGGCGCTGCTGCTGACCGCCGTCGTCGCGACGGGCTGGTTCTTCGAGACGTTCACGCTGCCCGTCGTCGCCGCGGTGGTCGTGCTCACGCCGCTGCTCCACGTCGGCACGAACGCCATCGCCTACGCCCTGGGACTGAAGGACGAACCCTGGTGA
- a CDS encoding SprT-like domain-containing protein yields MTAPTDAGGFEGRLADDHDLSRRARAYGEAVVLGDEWPLSDLDLGRLEWATSTRARRKNGSCTYEDDGRCTVTVAAHVSERAGFAACEETIRHELVHAWQHQHAGGVALVGDGPPEVRAGGGATGDGGATGESVIPIEPGHGPSFRAWVDPLDLDGRCRSPYERTPDDYAYVFECPNCGDWWGRHRLCKSVRQAAHGTAGSAGYCYCVDCEALVHLRADGRYLEHGDHADDAIRAFADGDGQGLPTTPVDRLTASTRSAADDD; encoded by the coding sequence GTGACAGCACCGACGGACGCGGGCGGGTTCGAGGGACGCCTCGCCGACGACCACGACCTGTCGCGACGGGCGCGCGCGTACGGGGAGGCGGTCGTCCTCGGCGACGAGTGGCCCCTGTCGGACCTCGACCTCGGGCGGCTCGAGTGGGCGACCAGCACCCGCGCGAGGCGGAAGAACGGGTCCTGCACCTACGAGGACGACGGTCGCTGTACCGTCACCGTGGCCGCGCACGTCTCCGAGCGCGCCGGGTTCGCGGCCTGCGAGGAGACGATCCGCCACGAACTCGTCCACGCTTGGCAGCACCAGCACGCGGGCGGCGTCGCGCTCGTCGGCGACGGCCCGCCCGAGGTTCGCGCCGGCGGGGGCGCCACCGGAGACGGCGGCGCCACCGGCGAATCGGTGATTCCGATAGAGCCCGGCCACGGCCCGTCGTTCCGGGCGTGGGTCGACCCCCTCGACCTCGACGGTCGGTGCAGGTCGCCGTACGAGCGGACGCCGGACGACTACGCCTACGTCTTCGAGTGTCCGAACTGCGGTGACTGGTGGGGACGCCACCGGCTCTGCAAGTCGGTCCGGCAGGCGGCCCACGGGACCGCCGGGTCGGCCGGCTACTGCTACTGCGTCGACTGCGAGGCGCTGGTGCACCTCCGCGCGGACGGCCGGTACCTCGAGCATGGCGACCACGCGGACGACGCGATCCGGGCGTTCGCCGACGGTGATGGCCAGGGGCTTCCGACGACCCCCGTCGACAGATTGACTGCCTCAACGCGGTCCGCAGCCGACGATGACTGA
- a CDS encoding DUF2157 domain-containing protein: protein MDPDALRDEVEEWVRDGIITDAQAEEILSRYETDEERRPRAVLVLSIVGSALVFSGILLFLATNWQDLHRAARTLVLLAGPGLAFYGGLQAYDHDVPRVGHALCILGALLVGPSLFLFDDLFSIGIAAEWLLLAWTAVALPTGHGLKSRPGTGLGIALLAGVVVVVSEPADPLPAVGLLGVAVFSLGRMRSGRVPWVYRMGGVVLSLGTLLVMTMLEGQFDFYQVGSIPVLVATSAGAVAGGWWLHQADEREAVEWSVIVLAALLLSTTVAVFAPETVPELLAFGCLHVAALAGLIATGYLGYRSRSRTLIDLVALGGLVQTLSFVEATVVSALSGSIALVVAGLILLAAGVALERGRRTLLSRL from the coding sequence ATGGACCCCGATGCCCTCCGCGACGAGGTCGAGGAGTGGGTCCGCGACGGGATCATCACCGACGCCCAGGCCGAGGAGATCCTCTCCCGATACGAGACCGACGAGGAGCGCCGACCGCGGGCCGTCCTCGTCCTCTCCATCGTCGGGTCGGCGCTCGTTTTCTCCGGCATCCTGCTGTTCCTCGCGACGAACTGGCAGGACCTCCACCGGGCGGCGCGGACGCTCGTGCTGCTCGCCGGGCCGGGGCTCGCCTTCTACGGCGGCCTGCAGGCCTACGACCACGACGTCCCCCGCGTCGGCCACGCCCTCTGCATCCTGGGGGCGCTGCTCGTCGGCCCCTCGCTGTTCCTCTTCGACGACCTGTTCTCGATCGGGATCGCCGCGGAGTGGCTCCTGCTGGCGTGGACCGCCGTCGCCCTCCCGACCGGCCACGGCCTCAAGTCGCGGCCCGGGACCGGCCTCGGCATCGCGCTGCTGGCGGGGGTCGTGGTCGTGGTATCGGAGCCCGCCGACCCGCTGCCCGCCGTCGGACTGCTCGGCGTCGCCGTCTTCTCGCTCGGCCGGATGCGCTCGGGGCGGGTCCCCTGGGTCTACCGGATGGGCGGCGTCGTGCTGAGCCTCGGGACCCTGCTCGTGATGACGATGCTGGAGGGGCAATTCGACTTCTACCAGGTGGGCTCGATCCCGGTGCTGGTGGCCACGAGCGCCGGCGCGGTCGCCGGCGGGTGGTGGCTCCACCAGGCCGACGAGCGGGAGGCCGTCGAGTGGTCGGTCATCGTCCTCGCGGCGCTGCTGCTCTCGACCACCGTCGCCGTCTTCGCCCCCGAGACCGTCCCGGAACTGCTCGCCTTCGGCTGCCTCCACGTCGCCGCCCTGGCGGGGCTCATCGCCACCGGCTACCTGGGCTACCGCTCGCGGTCCCGGACGCTCATCGACCTCGTCGCCCTCGGCGGCCTGGTCCAGACGCTGTCGTTCGTCGAGGCGACGGTCGTCTCGGCGCTCTCCGGGTCCATCGCGCTCGTCGTCGCCGGCCTCATCCTGCTGGCCGCCGGCGTCGCCCTCGAGCGGGGCCGACGAACGCTCCTGTCGCGGCTCTGA